The genomic interval aaaaaaaaacttgacataTACAAAGGTAGCACAGCACCACTTTGCAGAATTGTATAGATACACTGCATCAGAATGGCAATTGTCTGTAATATGTATGCCTTTAACCctcattttagaccagttgatctgccgtctcttttctgctctgccccccccccccctctcctgcgtggagaggttattaggtgaccacagatagctcgacgagagaatgccaagagtgtgcaaagcagtaatcagagcaaagggtggctatattgaagaaacaatacaaaacacgttttcagttatttcacctttttttgttaagtacataactccacatgtgttcattcatagttttgatgtgacaatctacaatgtaaatagtcatggaaataaagaaaacacactgaatgagaaggtgtgtctgtACATAAAGGCATATCATTACTGTTCATGACATAAAGGATGTAAGTAAATGCAGCGATTGGAGTGAAAGTCAATGTAACACAGTTAAAGTAAAGTGTCATTTTTACCAAAAtacttaataaaataaaaagtacctaacaacagtggccttgtggttggagcGTCCCCccggagatcggtaggttgtgagttcaaaccccggccgagtcataccaaagactataaaaatgggacgcattacctccctgcctggcactcggcatcaagggttgaaattgggggttaaatcaccaaaaatgattccccagcgaggccaccactgctgctcactgctcccctcacctcccagggggtggaacaaggggatgggtcaaatgcagaggttaatttcgccacaactagtgtgtgactatcagtgttgggttagttactgaaaaccagtaactagttacaattactagttactttatttcaaaagtaactcagttacttacaccaaaaagtaatgcattactgtgaaaagtaactatttagttacttattttttctcccttttttttaaggctcccattaatgcccttttagccttcatttcagtactgttattgtactggagaataatacaatctgttgatcaacttgacatgtatttgcatcactgaactcagaaagcaatgtggtctacatacaacacacaaagaccaagatatgtttcaaagggccaatttatttcaggccagaaaaaattgacaaaactattttaaatagctgcaacataatggcactttaactttaactctaagtagataggatctttgatccaagacacaacttacatttaactaaaatgttattttctttgtgctcgacaaaagaaaagtattgagaatgtctccatgttaaaaaactcgacttctggcttcgccatgatgtcttgttagttgttatgagagtagcgtatgtgtgtgtgtggccctttaagatatgacagcatgagaggtgagtgacgtcagtgagtgagtgggcgagaggtgagggagcggcgacagtgagtgcgtgtaggcagGGGCACCGCtaaggattttgggccccatgaaaagaatctttacagggcccccaacagagcggcaacattttttgatgctattttacatacaattatgcattttaatggtatttttgactaacATTACCATATTTCTGAAAgcagaacagcatcacagttgacatgtacagtaggggaagaactgagcactctgaatacaatggaattcattttgagtcatttgctgcaccactgattcttaaattggaaataaactcttccatgacattattgaataagaacagcttgataaatgtttgactggattgattatttaactaatatagcagtaaaatgtaaaaatccagagttttcttgagctaacgtggtgagaaaagtgagctagcttattaccacagacagggacaaagttaatatgcataactttccaccacaactaacaaacccacaaataaaggtattgttaccaggacatggaaaataaaacatgcgtgattatatgttagttaataacttagtgtcattattttttctgtattataatttcatcatcattaggggcctctctgggcccccctccatcatgggcccctagaatccgtctcctttacccccccttttcggcgcccctgcgtgtaggtgctctagcttgctggatggctgcgtgcaataaagtcacaaagttgcaacaaaccgccgggctcgtcattcaccctcagctgtaaagaccctcttccgggtgaAGTGagggttgttagacccgaagtacggctctggaggaacgtctcccctgcggggaggcgtgctttctgtgggtgggggaaagcacgcctcttctttcccaccggagcgctccaataaaacacagtcagatcttcagtttctagccgatactacataaaactaacgtaaaataacgcggtaacgcatcatgtagtaacggtaacggagttactgtatataaaaatataacgcgttagattactagttaccgccgaaactaacggcgttacagtaacacgttacttagtcccaacactggtgactcagtggtacttcaacttttaAGTAAAAGTAGATATAGCATTAAAACTAATCCGACAAACAAAATCGATCAAACAAGTCAACGTAAAAGTAGTACGATACAACCCACACCTATTTGGACTCCTCAGGTGACAATGCAGTTTGTATATTTTGGTTAACTGCATGAACATGTGTGATACAGTTGACTTCTAAACCACTACTACAAAACATGTTAAATGAACCTTAATTCAATTAAATCAAGCATAAAATAAATTACTATtgatagttatttttttaaactggtaAGTGTATTGTCTTAATTGAAACCATTTTTCGCCACCCAGTGGTCATTGAGTGACATTGCATAAGttatacaattgttttatttcTTGTATGAAGTGCCAAGCCGTACAAAGATGGAAATTCACATTACAGATCAAAAGAAGGCTAAATATAGATGGAGTAAACATGTTAAGTCACTATGCTACAGAGAACATGATTAGTATCCTCCAAAGTGTAACCAGATGAAGAAGAAAGCAGTTAAGCTTATCTACAAGCCCGAGATCTATGTCAAACATCTTCAAACATGGACTCCATCCTCTAGTACTTCCTGGGCTGCTGGATTATGAAGGTCCGAGGAGAGTGAAGCTTCTCCACAGCGGGCCGCAGTTTGATGTGCCTCACGCTCACTGGCGTCTCTGGGAAGTCATGGCTCAACTGGAAACAATTTTAAAATACTAAAGAAAAACGTTCTGCTTAGGTAAtacaaataagaaaaaaaaagtgtgtttaccTTGTCAAGAGGTCCTGACAGAAGGAGACCAACTTGTTGCATCCTGTTAACACTGGACCCAGGCCTGATGCAGGGGGATCAACAACAAATCAAGCTAACATTTATAGTAATTATACTACATCAGtgatctcaaactgtggtatgggcgccatctagtggtacgccaaaaaacaaaaaaaatcacttgcttatagtacagtgttttatttctaTATTCAAGCAGTgtgtgacctgctcagtggccttgtggttagagtgtccgccctgagatcggtaggtcgtgagttcaaaccccggccgagtcataccaaagactataacatgcgactcattacctccctgcttggcactcagcatcaatggttggaattaggggttaaatcaccaacaacaacaacaacaacaaaaaagattcccgggcgtggccaccactgctcactgctcccctcacctcccaggaggtgaggatgataggtcaaatgcagaggataacctcaccacacctagtgtgtgtgccaatcattggtactttaactttatgttacagtggccaaaaaatattagtgcctcacaataagaaggtcctggtttTGATCCCAGGCTtgagggtctttctgtgtggagtttgcatgttctccccgtgactgtgtgggcttcctcccacctccacagacatgcacctggggataggttgattggcaacactaatgtgtgaatgttgtctgtgttggcggtgcaatgtggtggcgacttgtccagggtgtaccccgccttccgcccgaatacagctgggataggctccagcaccccacgcgacaagcggtagaaatggatggaatcTCCAACAAGTTAACTAAATGTATTACTAGaactaagccaggggtcggcaacccaaaacgttgaaagagccatattggatcaaaaatacaaaacaactaatctgtctggagccgcaacaaagaaaagccgtatataagtcttataatgaagacaacacatgacgtaagtgactatattagcctactatcaaaatgactatcaaTGTGTCTTTTTTGatggaaatgttgaaatgtaatatttattctacacatttttacaacattagaaaccattagtaaatccgaggttactcagaaggtgagataactcttaGAAATTACTGGCCAAaaaaaaaggtatagatgtgtgtgtccaagttaaaaggaaACAGcaagctgtcttcttttaatagatttattacaatatttagcAAGCTAAGtaatatttgctgtggtctggaacaatatggcACAGAAATGCAGtcattacatacagataacgtgTCATGAGACACGCAAAACTAAATTACACACAAAGACGataaaaggaaattaaattagttcAAATGTAACttcaaatgtacaaaaaaataaaaaatataactacaaataaggcataatgatgcaatatgtacatacagctagcctaaatagcatgttagcattgattagcttgcaatcatgctctgaccaaatatgcctgattagcactccaacaagtcaataacatcaacaaagctcacctttgtgcattcagacacacagcataaaacttttggtggacaaaatgagacaaaaaaaggagtggaagattttacatgcacaaagacatgcgcctgggaataggttgattggcaacactaaattggccctactgtgtgaatgtgagtgtgaatgttgtctgtctatctgtgttggccctgtgatgaggtggcgacttgtccaccttccgcccatgtgcagctgagataggctgcagcacctccaaaatggacaagtggtagaaaatggatggatggagattttacatgtaaacaaactgttgcatttgtttgtatttttccccCGTATTCTTCCATTttcaatactttaaaaaaaaaaatgctccagggagccattaGGGTGGCACTATAGAGCTGCATGTGGCtcgagagctgcgggttgctgacccccgaactAGGCAGTAACGCTTTGAAATGATAGCAACACAAACCCAACatgcatgtatttatttacatagtGAACAACGTGGACACAACTTTCACATGAACTGTGTTGGTGTTTGCTGACCAGACTACTTGGGCTGCCTTTAGAAAACAAACAGAACTAAAGTTAGTTAGAAATAAAACTTCTGAGTTTATAGTTAACAGTGCGACCATTATAACATGCATGAGTTTCAGCTGAGAAGTGCACGTAGAGGTAGATAAGGTCTTCAGAAgtcaaatgcagctactgccattttGTGCAGTGTTAAAAAAGCTATGTCAGAAGGTTGCTAACAGCCAAAGCTGTTAACACCCGTTTTTGTTCTTCTTTTAActcatgtttacttttgtagccCACTGGCAAATAAAAGCATTTTGCTTCCCCCCAGAAAATCTGTGCATCAGTATTATCAACCCTTGACCTGAGTTTGTTGATAAATCATAAATTATGGCAGCCATTTTGTTCTTCTCCTTTCCCGTAAGTGGTAACAGTTTTGGGGTTTTCCCCCCCAAAGAT from Entelurus aequoreus isolate RoL-2023_Sb linkage group LG14, RoL_Eaeq_v1.1, whole genome shotgun sequence carries:
- the dap1b gene encoding death-associated protein-like 1 homolog, which codes for MVQQDSKSDYKYGRLLKAGHPPAVKAGGKRVAKKSFEEPSTHGTPDKPTRRSDKSRPGSSVNRMQQVGLLLSGPLDKLSHDFPETPVSVRHIKLRPAVEKLHSPRTFIIQQPRKY